tattgatcataaaaaaagacaaaacccAAGTAAACGGGTCGCGCAACGCTTAAGAGTGATTCTAGTGATACAAGATATTCAGAAGCTTAACTCATTTTTGTGGGAGAATGTTGCCTTGACAAAtcaaaattagtttaaaaaccaatatagaaaataaatatatctccCAGTATCTCTCCGAAAGTAAAACTATGGTCACTCCACTTTTCCATAACCAATATTACGTGACACATAATAACCTTGAAACTAACCTACCGCtccattttgagaaaataaaaaagcttaTATTTTTGCTTTACACCGGTACAGGAAGATTGATCGAGTTTCctgaaaaatatcaattttctaACTAAGAAAGAAAAGGGTAAACTACGTTTTGATGTGATTGAATTTTGAAGTTCATAAGGCCAAAAATCCACCAAGATGGCTCTACCCCAAAACTGAAATTGgtaatcaaatgaaaaaaaaaatgcaagtgaTTGTGTGAAGATTGACAAGATGCTCAGATATTAAATGTGTCAACAAGTCAATTTTCTTACAGCACACCATAATGAATGCGGTTGGTCATCAAGCATACAAAAATGGAGTTATCTAGGAAATGATACTTTTGTGATGTTTGGGGCTGGGGGTTTAAGGACATACCATGTACGGGAAAGAATTCTGTACCATTAATCACGGTGATGACTCCCACTTTCAGTACAGCGTGACTGGATGAAGGATTTTAACCACCATGAATAGATCTCAATAGCCAGTCAGATTCCAGGACACCTgaatataaaattgaaatcGATTAATCATTCTGCAACCATACTCAACTTTTAAACAATCAGAAAAATACTTCCACAAACTGCACATTAAAGAACTTCACATGACAGTTCCCAGTGATACTCCCAGGACTTACCAAGTGGAATACTGGAGTTTTTCTTGGtagcacaattttttttttaaagatattcttACATGGATACAAGGAGCTTTGCCTTCTATGTTTCTGCTTCCCATGATCTCGAGCATTACAGGCTAATTGTTGATGCTAAAATACActgaaaatatatcaaattcaCATTTCCAAGTCTTATGTAAATGAAGATAAAACACCAGTAAGGTGCATAAATATTCAGTGTCCCACAACCGATCTAAACTCTTAGCATGCATTTAAAAAGGCCaaaaattgagaattttttaatttaacaacAATTAGTTTTAACAAATCACTGCATCAGAAAATAGCCAGCTGTTGCTGCCTCCTAAGCAGTAAAATGGAATGTGCATGATCACTGATCATAGATGTATGCATGACTTATGTCTCtgtatatttatacatatacacaATATAAGATATGTGGTTGCCCGCATGTTCAAATACAGAGAAACCTAGTACAAGATCTCTGGATTTGAACAGGTCATTGGTACTACAATATGTACCCAGTTACCAGTTCAAAACCGAAATGATAAAAACCAATGAGGTCATGTTATAGATTGTGAGAAAAGAATTGTCCGGGGAAGAAAATGGATAtgcattagagagagagagaggggggggggggggggggggggggggggggggggggagagagaccAACTTCCATGATTGTGTCAGACAAAAAAATAGCACCTTGATATACTTACACAAGCCATGTACCTTATGCACCATACTGGTCAAAGCAAGGTACAAAAGTATGCAATAAAATTATAGCATGAAGAACAATAACGATAAAGAGATCATTACAAACTGATGTCCCAAGTATACAACCACTTTCTTTCAGGTCAAATTCTGGCATCCCAGAAAGTATCTACAGGTCCAAAAAggagaaccaaaaaaaaaaaacaaaaaaaagaaaagaggaaggatTAAGTACAGGATGAACAACTGAGAATGTCCAGAGCCCACAGCAAAATCATAGTTGTACATCCCAAAATACCATCAACAATTAGAATGCCCTGAGCACATGCCTTCAACTGAGACACTATTGTTCAAAACTATACCAACTTTGAAATCATAGGTAAGAGTAACTCCCATTGCAGTTggataaatgatttaaaatcagCCTCATAAGCATTTTGATTCAATTTAAAGACAGTGCACAGGTGTTTGTAACAGATGCTATGTGATGGCGGCAATAAAGAAGAGTTTAGCATACATCATCTCCAAAATGCCATGATCAGTAAATTTGCCTTGACAGGATCTTTGGTTCCCAGGAGAGAGAAGTAGATATTATGAGCCGGTTCATTGATCATAGAAGTGAGAGGTCAAAGTAACATAAGCGGCACCCCAACAGATCTTTGGGAGTTCATGAAACAGTTCGACCATAGCAAATAGATGCAATATAAAGATTCTTTGCCCATTTCTCCTGCATAAACACCATTTACAACTTTTGGTTTCAGAAATAAATGATGGATGGGAAGAAAATAGGGAAAATGATCAATCCAAATAGTTCACCTTGACGTGTGTACTAGGAAAAGCAGAAGTTCGGAGAGTCTCTTGAGTTTCATCGGCCGGTTTTCTTCTAGGAACACTTAGAACTAAAGCAGCCTGGTCCCAAGTCGCTGCAGTTGATGTAATGCGGTAACCACTGTCCCACCTTCGATGGACACCTTCACTAGGATAGAGAAAATCTAGTTCCACAAcctggaaaaataataataaaataaatcatctaTCTTTTTTCAGTGCTACCATATGGTATTTCAAGTACGCAGAGATCCAAATTATCCAACCAAACCTGGTCAGAAAATTCTGCCCCACGAGACATAACAATTGCCCATCTACTCCCAGCAGTGGCCATGGCAGTAACATAAAACCCCTCCCTCCATTTTTTGTTGATCCACTTGAATGGAAATGATTCACTGACTTTATAAGACTGCTGCAAGTACTGTGTCCCTAAATTCAATGGCACGATAGAAGTTAAGATTTGCagataaaattcttttaaaactGTTACTTAAGATGCTTGGACTAACCCTTAGACATTACAACTAATGAACTCCCATTGTTTGCCCCTGCTATTGCACTGATGTAGTAATTCTTCTCCCAGTGTTCCATAATCCATTCCTTCACAGAATTAGAATTTAGAGGAGATTAATTTAATGACTCGCACAAACTTCAATTACTATAAGCACTACTATTAACATTGCTACAGCATAGTTCAGGTACAAAAATGCAACTGCAGTTAACTATGtatgattttatatttggtAGACAACTGTTCAAGACGCAAATAAAAAACATGCAACCTTGTGAAGAAAGTAGGGTGAGAGTTCATGAACTTGTGCTGTAAAGCCAGTGCCAGCATCCATGATAAGGGCCCAGAGGTTTGTACATGAAGCCACGCCACTAATAAATAATCcatcttcatttcctttctcAATGTGCTGGGAGAGCCTTACATCTGCCACGTTATAGTGATATCTACAACAGGCGATGAAAAAATCAACCTCTCACCCTATTGCCACATACTTAACGAGCTTAACGAGTAACTTCAACCACATACCTTTGCTTCATAGGCCGACGAGCATTGTAAACACTAATCCATTGGGTTGCAGGCATCCCCATTCGAATCTTCTTTTTAGGTTGttcatcatcctcctcctccatgGTCAATCGTCCTCTCTTATGTCCAACCTGACATATAAGCTTCAAAATAGCAAGTAGGCATATGTTACTAGAATTCAAAACaaaggcttaaaaaaaaaaaaaaattatgcctAACAAATTACACAACATCGAGTTTGTTGTTCCCTTGAAAATTAAGCATATCAAATCGGTCattttgttttccaaaaatCTTGGTTTTGGGTTTTGGCCTTGACTGTCTACTGGGTGCAGGAAGTGGCtgatgtaataattttttttgtgtcaCATGATTTGAAAACTAAGCCAAATTAACAACCAACAAAAGTGTGTGATGTGGCCTACTAAGCATACACTCCAAATGCTGATTAggctttttttcattttggagCTGTGCCACAACCAAAAAAATAGTGCCATGAATCAATTACATTAACTTCAGTGGAGAAGtggaaagaattaaaaaaaaaaaaaaaatgaaactgtCAGAAAACACAGAAGTATTTACCCCACAAAAATTTCAAGGGAAAAACATGAAACTCAAAtgattttaaagaagaaaacataaaatttaatctttagacaatttttttttttttttaagtaatcttTAGACAAATTTCAACCTCAACATGGAATAAACTAAACAACAAAGAATGTCAAAAGTACCTTCTGAGCACCATCAGTGTTTATTGGCCGGATATCTGGATTTGGACCAACAATCCCATCAAAGAGGGAGATATACTTTGCATAGTTAGGTTCTTCATCAAACTTCAGATTTACTACATGCTCAACAAACTGTCGAAAAGGATGAGGACAAAAGCAACAAAGAGCTTCTGGGGAAGTGGCCATTTTCTTCTTGCATACAAGGAATCCCTTATTATCTCCCTAAAGAAGACATCATGTCAGAAGGACAAACATAACTACATAAAAACCTAAAACCgcagaattttgaatttttggaacCTGATATCCTTGCCATGGTAAGCGACCACggagaagaaaaacaagagTGTAGGCAAGAGATTCCAAGTCATCTCTCCTGCTACCAGTTCTACCAAGATGAGCATGCACACTAGCATACCGGACAGTTCCCCTGGATCACATTATCatatagaaataagaaatgCAATATGTCCACAGAAAACATGGTTAAGTAGACTTGCAGTTACATACAGAGTTCTATTTTACCTGAATACATCTGGACGTTGATCATACTCAACATGCAAGCCAGTTGTACTGTCTCGCCACTTGGTGGCTGTAATGTCAAGACATATAGAGAATAACACGGTATAAGGAGTACTTCAATTTCACCTACTAATAAAATGTCACAAAAGGGGAGTGGTATTTTAACAACTTACCTAATCCAAGGTCCACAAgatataactttttttcttcaggAGTCCCAGGAGTCCCAAGCAAGAAATTCTCAGGTTTCACATCCCCGTGGACATAGCTGGCAATGATATCAGCAGTAACATAATAATCACACATACATCGAATTGATGGGAGACAGCTAGAACACTCTCCATTATAAGTGTTATCATTGACTACCTAGCTTTTTTTACAAGTGTTATGATTGACTACCTAGCCAGAATAAGTGCAATAACTCTGGAATACTGTCTCATACTTTTAACATTGAAGTTGATGAGAGTCCAGGGAAGAGAACAATGGCTATTCAACTATAGCAACTATAAGTACCCAAATATTATTCACCACCTCCATCACAAGCTATAAAGAGGTCCCTACAAAAATAATAGGGTAAAAGCGTGTCGAGGGCGTTGATGCCCCCCACGTACCACACCATCGGGATTCAactctttaaatatgaaaattatagcATCAAGAACTAGGTGTGAGATGTTCAATTAGAAATCATGTATATTTGTAGAAAGGAAACCAAACATCatcagaatttatataaatctcaccCCCTAGAGTGCATCTTCTCTAATATGGATATAGCCTCAATGGCAATACATGCAACCATGTCAATAGACATCCTGCATTTTAAAGGAAATAAGTTAAGGTCATATAGGCACAATCGATCACTTCATTAACAAATAGAAAGtatcaatttgaaaaagaagCTTACGTGTGTGACTTATTATTCCAAACATCCCACAAACTTGGCCCAAGCATATCCATGACCTGGAAAcggtaataaaaaaattatcttacagATTCTGAAATCAGAGCTAACAAACTATGAATTCACTGCCGTGAGATAAAAAGGagcctatgaaagtgaataACACATACCATGATATAGTAGTCACCATGCCGGCCCTTATAATGAACTTGTGGAACGCCGTGACTGCCACCAAGTGCACTGAACAAAAAGCAGTTATAACCACATATGTTCAAAGTGACAAGGCAATGTACAAAACAACATAATATGAGCGCTGATAGGCCTCACTTGTAAACTTGCCACTCATATGGCGGTCCATAATTGCATCCTTTACTACTCCTATGCTCAAATTTTAAAGCTACCTGAAATGTTAGAGAGATTATGCAGAAATACCACCAAAATTATCCGACATAAATACTAGGCATGTACATGcaccatataaaaaatatgtgaaaccTCTACAGCTCTAGGGCCAGTTCTCTCGTTTGTACTAGCAGGACCAATGCGTCGACCGACGTAAACTTGTCCAAAGCCCCCTTTCCCCAGTTTTCTGTCTATTCTGTACATCGGGGAACCACCAACTTGGACCTGTTGTGATGCCAAATAATAAAACGAGTACTCAGAATTGCAAAAGATATGCATGCAAGTAATAGCTAGCCCATGAGAATTCCCGTTCTTGCTCAAAACCTTAAGCTATAGTAATCTAATTTCCGCCAATGCAATTATCAAAACCTTAAGCTATTGTAAATGAAACATATAATTTTTCgtaacttatttttaatttttttttccttctcactGTGCGTTTATTCTTCTTATTCCCATTAGCGTCCCGATATTAAAGTGAAAAAGAAtccaaaaatccaaattttcgAATCGATGAAACGAAGAACCCAGAATTTTCTTGAGACCCACTCCAGAAATCAACAAATCTCTGAATAGGGTAAACAAAGAAGCAAGAAATCAACAAATTTTCGCGAACAGGACACAGAGCCCACAAACAAATTTTCGCACCTCTCCTTTAAACTCATTTTCGTCAGTTTCTCATCATCCCAACAGAATAACCAAAGAGTAAATAATGAACCAGAGTCTAATAACGAAATCAGGGAAGAGAGGACCTTTTCAGGAAGAGGCGCAGCGCTGCCCTCATCCTCGGCTACGGGCCCCTTATCGCCGCCGCTATCGTACTCATCCATGGCTCTTTCCCCGGCTCCCTCTctggaaaccctaatctcttcctctcctcctctttgTTCGTCCTTGCTCTTCACAATATTTGTCTCACCAACGCCGATCGCGTTCTTATTATTCCTCCGGTTCCGTCCCGTTTCCCTTCTCTGGCGAGTACGTAGAGCTAGAGGAAGCTTCTTATGGTTGTGGAGTCCTCGTTGATGGGTAATCGGGCTCGGGTCAGGGTTGTTGGATGGACGGTTCCTGCGTGCTCGGCTACGCAGCTCAGGCATCGTAAGGTTGAAGGTCCATGAAGAGGGCGAGGCCTTGGTGATATGGCGGTAGAAGATTCACAAATCTTCTAGAATCGTTATCGAGGGTGACTCGAGGATATGTGACATATTTTCGCAGAAGGCTGTGAGCCCAAGAAACAAACAAGATCAATTCTTTaaacaatgaaagaaagaaatcactGCAACTTTTGGGATTCGATGGGAGGGAATTTGGAGATCCGTGGAGGGATATCAAATGCAATTGGTATTCTATTTTCTTGTGCAGAGATATGGAGATAAGATGATTGGCATTttggatttgagttttttttttttaaccgcaGCACAAATAATTTTCCTCTTCAGATAATCTTGAAATTGAAGTGCTAATTGTATTGACCAATGGATCAACAACTTCCTCCCGTAATTTTAACGAAACAGAATTCTCTAtcgaaaaaatatttattgcagcATATTGTGTGCAGCCTATTGTGTGTTGTAGCCACAGTACACCTTATactgtatttaaaaaaaaaaaaaattgcattaaaatGTGCAGAGCATTATTAgtatttacaaatattaaatacatgaaatatgaagataaaagaataaaattacataattttaaataatacgTAAAGTgttaaacttttatataaaataatcattaaaCTCATTGAGAATGTGTTTGGaaagtaaaatttgaaaatacgctttattttaaaaaagaataataattgtTGTGGACCAAGTTCAACCAAATACA
This genomic interval from Juglans microcarpa x Juglans regia isolate MS1-56 chromosome 4D, Jm3101_v1.0, whole genome shotgun sequence contains the following:
- the LOC121261135 gene encoding casein kinase 1-like protein HD16, which produces MPELRSRARRNRPSNNPDPSPITHQRGLHNHKKLPLALRTRQRRETGRNRRNNKNAIGVGETNIVKSKDEQRGGEEEIRVSREGAGERAMDEYDSGGDKGPVAEDEGSAAPLPEKVQVGGSPMYRIDRKLGKGGFGQVYVGRRIGPASTNERTGPRAVEVALKFEHRSSKGCNYGPPYEWQVYNALGGSHGVPQVHYKGRHGDYYIMVMDMLGPSLWDVWNNKSHTMSIDMVACIAIEAISILEKMHSRGYVHGDVKPENFLLGTPGTPEEKKLYLVDLGLATKWRDSTTGLHVEYDQRPDVFRGTVRYASVHAHLGRTGSRRDDLESLAYTLVFLLRGRLPWQGYQGDNKGFLVCKKKMATSPEALCCFCPHPFRQFVEHVVNLKFDEEPNYAKYISLFDGIVGPNPDIRPINTDGAQKLICQVGHKRGRLTMEEEDDEQPKKKIRMGMPATQWISVYNARRPMKQRYHYNVADVRLSQHIEKGNEDGLFISGVASCTNLWALIMDAGTGFTAQVHELSPYFLHKEWIMEHWEKNYYISAIAGANNGSSLVVMSKGTQYLQQSYKVSESFPFKWINKKWREGFYVTAMATAGSRWAIVMSRGAEFSDQVVELDFLYPSEGVHRRWDSGYRITSTAATWDQAALVLSVPRRKPADETQETLRTSAFPSTHVKEKWAKNLYIASICYGRTVS